The DNA region ACGACAACCAACATGAGTTCTGGTTCCTTTAAGCAGGCAGCCGAGGCCGCACGAACTCGCACCTCCGAAGTCATGAAAGGAGACTCAGTCGCCGTCGCTAATGACTTCCTCCACACCCCGTTCATGAGGGCGGCTCTGCCTTTCATCAACGGCGGTCTCAGTGGCATGGTCGCCACATCGGTCATCCAGCCCGTCGACATGGTCAAGGTCCGCATCCAGCTTGCCGGCGAAGGTGTTGCTGGAGGACCCAAGCCCACGCCCTTGTCTGTCACGAGGGAGATCATTGCCAGCGGAAAGGCCCTCGACCTCTATACCGGACTGTCCGCCGGCCTCTTGCGTCAAGCCGTCTACACAACGGCCCGTCTGGGTTTCTTCGACACCTTCATGGGCAAGCTCGGCCAACGCGCCAAGGACCAGGGCAAGACTATTGGCTTCAAGGAACGCGCGaccgccggcctcgccgccggagGTCTGGCTGCCATGATCGGCAACCCTGCCGACCTGGCGCTCATCCGCATGCAGAGTGATGGGCTGAAGCCCCTGGCCGAACGCAAGAACTACAAGAgcgtcatcgacgccctcTCGGGCATCGCAAAGTCGGAAGGCGTTGGTGCCCTCTGGGCCGGTGCCGCCCCCACGGTCGTCCGTGCCATGGCCCTCAACTTTGGTCAGCTTGCCTTCTTCAGCGAGGCCAAGTCGCAGCTCAAGCAGAACACACAATGGTCCTCTCAGGCCCAGACCCTTACCGCCAGCGCCATTGCCGGGTTCTtcgccagcttcttctccctgCCCTTCGACTTCGTCAAGACTCGCTTGCAGAAGCAGTCCAAGGGCCCCGATGGAAAGCTGCCCTACAAGTCCATGGTCGACTGCTTCGCAAAGGTAGCCAAGCAGGAGGGCGTGATGCGCTTCTACCGCGGTTTCGGCACATATTACGTCCGCATTGCCCCCCATGCGTAAGTGGATATTGTTAACCCCGTGGCGTCCGTGTTTCGAGTACCCTGTCTTGTTTGCTAACAATAGCGTGTTTCCACAGAATGGTAACGCTCATTGTAGCCGACTACCTTGGCTTCCTCACCAAATAGAAGCAAAACGATTGATATGCAACCACATTCGTTCACTCTGACGGCCGATCCCCCGATGGCCCCAGAGGTTTCGCTCACCCTTGGTTTCTACTTTGGATTGGAGTGCAACACAGGCTTGCCTCACAGTTTCCAGTTGGATTTCGGGTGCCGCAGTCTTTTTTTGAAGTCGCCTTCCCTAACATCTCTGGCGCTCTAGGTGTAATTACAGgtttttttatttttatttttatcTTGGTACTGCGGGGTATTCGCTTGGGTATTATACCAAAGTCCTGGACAGAATAGGACagaagagagagcgagagagaaagccagagaaagagagacagagagatgTACAGGTACATAGCTCCGCCACAAGATGCATAGGGGATGTGTGCGCGTGTGTGCTGTAATCCCCCCACGCTTTTGCTTTATTTTTTGGGAATTGAACAAATTAAAAAAAAACAATTCAGCTAGGCCGAGTAGTATTGCAGGATGTCTATGATCTTGTTTTGGCGTGAGTTGTGCGTGCGCGTAGCATCTGCTTGGCGGTCTTGTCTTCTCAACAGTGTCTGTGTGAGAAGTTGGTGGCCGGCGTGCGTTTTTGGTGAGAAACAAATTCCGAGGGAGACGGGCGGGAATGGGACGGACAGAGCAGCCCAGCCAAAGTGCCATGCCCGTCCGGGGCCCAAAGTTGGACCTCGGTGTGCATTGGGTAGGATTCATGCACCTCACCGGGCTCACCTGTTGAGGGGATGATTTTTAAGCAGTCGGGGCCAGCGGTCGAGCTCAAACTCAACGCATCCCCCGTCTGAGATGCGCCGTCCTGAGATGCAACGCCCTTGAAAGGCGTGGGCTCCTATCCAGCGGCGCACACATAGACAAGTACAAGGTATGTGTAGGCAATGTTATGGTGGGGTTCGGGTTTTCGGCAGGAATCGAAAAGTGAAAATCGAGCCATGTCTTGGACAATGAAGCCTCGTCCATTATTAGGTGGTTTTTGCATACCTCACCGATGTATCCATCCATCTGTGTCTACCCGTACTTATTCCGCTTTGCCCCAGTGTCTAGCCCGGCATCTTCTTGCGGCTCCATATCTGGATTGAAGGTCGTTAAAACAGGATTGAAAGATGAAGCATTCCCAGAAGGGGGagcagaaaaagaaaaaaaaaggaaagaaagaaaaagaaggagTGTGCTGGAGAACGCAACCACGACAGAACCACATGCCCTGCATTGGCTTAGCCATTTCATAGTACACCGATGTTGGAAACACGCGCTCGTTTCGCAACCGAATAGAAGCGCGCGTAACTCTCAAAGGCCGACATGCGGtagcgccgccgccggcacaTTGAATCCGAACAGACCCAGCATGTTATGTTACTTCCATTTCTCGGTCTTGGTGACGGTCCTGTCTCCTTAGTCGGACGGAATCATATCCAGATCCGTGCGGTCAGCAAGGTCGTCCTACTCCTGGCTGGCGCTCAGGTCCGGGTTCTTCTCCCACAAGTTACGGAGGATCGCGgtgacgccctcgtcctcctcgccgccgaccagGCTCGACCCGCTGAGCCCCTGCACCACGCTTCCCTCGTGCAAGACCCGGCCGCTTTGATTGTCGTCGGGGTCGACGTCGTAGCTTGACCCGGCGCCGTTGGTCCGGATCGAATACGCGCGAGGCGTTACGGGCCTCCGGACGGATCCGGTGCCGCCGGAAGCGGCAGCTAGCGCGGCCTCATTAAGACTCGAGTTCCGCAtgtgttgctgctgctgtccggggacgacgccgccacgCATCGATGCAGCTTTGCCGTTGCCATTGGCGGTCCCGTTACGCGGTATCCGCTGGTTCTTGTTTGCGCGGTTCACCtggacgaggcggtcgagtGAGCGCACCACGGGGTTCTGGAAACGCCGGACGCTGAGGTACTCCATCCCTGTCCTTTCCAATTGCTTCGTGACGCGCGGATCGCGGCTTGCGCCGCCATCGTAGCCCGGGCCTCCAATACCGACCAGAGGGCTTGCGCCGACCGCAccgactcctcctccaactgCCTGCCCCGGCTCGATAACTGAGCTGGCCCGCTGCAGGTTGAGCTTCTGTTGCGTTCGTGACTTCTCGGCCGGCGGGGCGGAGCGCCTTACTGACCGCGGCGCAAGCGCTGTGCCGTCGATCTCACGAcggccctcgtcctcatcgtccgaCAATGGTGAACCACGCGCCCTTCCCTGCCGCCCCGGGCGTCCAGAGCTCGAGGATTGTGGCCTCCGTTGAGGGATTTCCTCTGATCTCAGACTGGCGGGCCTCGGTGTTGGAAGTTGATAAAAGGAGCCTTCGCGGGCCGCGCCTGAGCTTCCGGCATTGACGAACCTCGAGATAAGCTCATCGCCGGAGCTTGGCAGGGTGCTGACGTTGTGGAATTCGGCGAGCGTCGAGCCGCGGCCGATGGAGTCAGGAGAGCGGGAGTGGCCCCGCCGGGAGACCGAGACAGTGTCTGCCGTCATCTTTGGCGGTGCCCCTTGCGAGGGGGTACGCTGGAGCAATCTCGAAGTCAAATATTCCTTGTGCTGGACAGTCTCGTGGTCGGGAGTCGCTGCGGCTAGAGGCGATGAATGCGCCGCAGGGCTTTCTGCCCTCGAGTCGTTTGCGCTGTTATTCGTGTTGCTATCGTCGGGTTTGGCTGAGGCTTGCGTGCTGGCCAAGGAGCCTCGCCTTGACAGATACGGAGAGGCAGATGTGCTGGCATCCACCCATTCGTCGTCGTGCCCGTCGTGCCCGTCGTTTCCGTCGTTGCCCAAGTCAAAGTGTACCTGGGACTTTTGCGACTTGACCTTGTTGACGGCAGGGTTTGAGCTTGTTCTCTTGAGTTTTTCCGACGACTTAACCTTT from Colletotrichum higginsianum IMI 349063 chromosome 4, whole genome shotgun sequence includes:
- a CDS encoding Mitochondrial 2-oxoglutarate/malate carrier protein: MSSGSFKQAAEAARTRTSEVMKGDSVAVANDFLHTPFMRAALPFINGGLSGMVATSVIQPVDMVKVRIQLAGEGVAGGPKPTPLSVTREIIASGKALDLYTGLSAGLLRQAVYTTARLGFFDTFMGKLGQRAKDQGKTIGFKERATAGLAAGGLAAMIGNPADLALIRMQSDGLKPLAERKNYKSVIDALSGIAKSEGVGALWAGAAPTVVRAMALNFGQLAFFSEAKSQLKQNTQWSSQAQTLTASAIAGFFASFFSLPFDFVKTRLQKQSKGPDGKLPYKSMVDCFAKVAKQEGVMRFYRGFGTYYVRIAPHAMVTLIVADYLGFLTK